One genomic region from Planifilum fulgidum encodes:
- the trpS gene encoding tryptophan--tRNA ligase, producing MKRILSGIQPTGNLHLGNYLGALKRFVQLQHEAECYFCVVDLHALTVPRDPADLREKTMEVATLYLAAGLDPDKMTMFIQSHVGAHAEASWLLECVARVGELDRMIQFKEKSKGSDSVSVGLYTYPVLMAADILLYRADAVPVGEDQKQHLELCRDLAERFNRNYGDVLTVPEPLIGKLGARIMGLDNPRKKMSKSAGSPANFIALLDDPDTIVKKIKRAVTDSENEIRYDPEAKPGISNLLVIYSLLADESIPSLEHRYRGVGYGQFKRDLAEVVVEHLQPIQKRYRELRQSGDVERVLAEGAERAGRVAQETLIKMKEAMGLLPRLG from the coding sequence ATGAAACGGATTTTGTCGGGCATTCAGCCTACGGGAAACCTTCATCTGGGCAACTATCTGGGAGCCCTCAAACGGTTTGTCCAGCTTCAGCATGAAGCGGAGTGCTATTTCTGCGTCGTCGATCTGCACGCGCTGACGGTTCCCCGGGATCCGGCGGATCTGCGGGAGAAAACGATGGAGGTGGCCACGCTGTATCTGGCGGCGGGGCTGGATCCGGACAAAATGACGATGTTCATTCAATCCCATGTCGGGGCTCACGCCGAAGCTTCCTGGCTGCTGGAATGCGTCGCCCGGGTCGGAGAGCTGGACCGGATGATCCAATTCAAGGAGAAGAGCAAGGGTTCCGACAGCGTGTCCGTCGGCCTGTACACCTATCCGGTTCTGATGGCGGCGGACATCCTCCTTTACCGGGCCGATGCGGTGCCCGTGGGAGAAGATCAGAAACAGCATCTGGAATTGTGCCGGGACTTGGCGGAGCGGTTCAATCGGAATTACGGCGATGTGCTCACGGTGCCGGAGCCTTTGATCGGCAAATTGGGCGCAAGGATCATGGGGTTGGACAATCCCCGGAAAAAGATGAGCAAATCCGCCGGCAGCCCCGCCAACTTCATCGCCCTGCTGGATGATCCCGACACCATCGTGAAAAAGATCAAGCGGGCGGTCACCGATTCGGAAAACGAGATCCGCTATGATCCGGAAGCGAAGCCGGGGATCAGCAACCTGTTGGTCATCTACAGCCTGTTGGCGGACGAATCCATCCCTTCCCTGGAACATAGATACCGGGGAGTGGGATACGGTCAGTTTAAGCGGGATCTGGCCGAAGTGGTCGTGGAGCACCTTCAGCCGATTCAGAAGCGGTACAGGGAATTGCGGCAGTCGGGAGACGTGGAGCGCGTGCTGGCGGAGGGAGCGGAACGGGCCGGCCGGGTGGCCCAAGAGACGCTGATTAAAATGAAGGAAGCGATGGGACTGCTTCCCCGGTTGGGATGA
- a CDS encoding nitroreductase family protein: protein MGKATTSSFPRQAEHDIDPVYLNRWSPRSFLDKDVPEELLWSLLEAARWAPSAYNLQPWRFIIARTPEDRERFYTFISEFNLSWCRKAPVLVLMLSQRVSERGENFSHAFDAGAAWGFLALEAVRKGLITHPMTGFDMKKARETLGVPDEYAIQALIAIGYQGPREALPEELREREQPSQRRPLDSLVYEGMFGQKPAGRK, encoded by the coding sequence ATGGGCAAAGCAACGACATCCAGCTTTCCTCGGCAAGCGGAACACGACATCGATCCGGTTTATCTGAACCGCTGGTCGCCGCGTTCCTTTCTCGACAAGGACGTGCCGGAAGAGCTGCTTTGGAGCCTTTTGGAGGCGGCGCGATGGGCTCCTTCCGCCTACAATCTGCAGCCGTGGCGGTTCATCATCGCCCGCACGCCCGAGGACCGGGAGAGGTTTTACACCTTTATCTCCGAATTCAACCTGTCCTGGTGCCGCAAAGCGCCCGTCCTCGTCCTGATGCTGTCCCAGCGGGTGTCGGAGCGCGGGGAGAACTTTTCCCACGCCTTCGACGCGGGGGCAGCCTGGGGCTTTCTGGCGCTGGAAGCCGTCCGCAAAGGACTCATCACCCATCCGATGACCGGGTTTGACATGAAAAAGGCCCGCGAGACGCTGGGCGTTCCGGACGAATACGCCATCCAGGCCCTGATCGCCATCGGATATCAGGGGCCGCGGGAAGCCTTGCCGGAAGAGCTGCGGGAACGGGAACAGCCCTCCCAGCGCCGGCCGTTGGATTCGCTGGTGTATGAAGGGATGTTCGGGCAAAAACCGGCGGGGAGGAAGTAA
- a CDS encoding CcdC family protein, whose amino-acid sequence MTHAISLHPQIAFTLGVATMALMVIILRIRATKRPVTPKGIIMPPLGMSTGFLMFLHPSTHFPVWWGLIAFLAGAVFLATPLIWTSRFEVVNGEIYLKRSLSFVVILLVLLSVRLLLHGYVEQYISIPQTAGLFFTLAFGMILPWRAGMYLRYRRLRRSLAASAGAEQG is encoded by the coding sequence ATGACGCATGCAATTTCCCTCCACCCGCAGATCGCCTTCACGCTGGGTGTCGCCACCATGGCGTTGATGGTGATCATCCTCAGAATCCGGGCGACCAAACGGCCGGTAACGCCCAAGGGGATCATCATGCCTCCGCTGGGGATGAGCACCGGCTTTCTGATGTTTCTCCATCCGTCCACCCATTTTCCGGTTTGGTGGGGACTGATCGCCTTTTTGGCGGGAGCGGTCTTTTTGGCCACCCCCCTGATCTGGACCTCCCGGTTTGAAGTGGTGAACGGCGAGATCTACTTGAAACGTTCCCTTTCCTTCGTGGTGATCCTGTTGGTCCTGCTTTCGGTGCGCCTTTTACTGCACGGTTACGTGGAACAATACATCTCCATTCCCCAGACGGCCGGCCTGTTTTTCACCCTCGCCTTCGGGATGATCCTTCCCTGGCGTGCGGGCATGTATCTCCGATACCGCCGCCTCCGCCGGTCCCTCGCCGCCTCCGCCGGCGCGGAGCAGGGATGA
- a CDS encoding DUF523 domain-containing protein, with product MKIVSACFVGIHCRYDQRHNALEEIRRLVREGKAIPVCPEQEGGLPTPRNPAEIVGGDGEDVLDGKARVIDNRGNDVTEQFLAGARKALAVAQAVGAKQAILKERSPSCGSCMIYDGTFSGGKKPGVGVTAALLRRHGIEVVSEETMKTESSGDTGEEGSSKG from the coding sequence ATGAAAATCGTCAGCGCCTGTTTTGTCGGAATTCACTGCCGGTACGATCAGCGGCACAACGCCCTGGAGGAAATCCGGCGATTGGTGCGCGAAGGAAAGGCGATTCCCGTTTGCCCCGAGCAGGAGGGCGGGCTTCCCACTCCGCGCAATCCGGCCGAAATCGTCGGCGGAGACGGTGAAGATGTCCTGGACGGAAAAGCCCGGGTCATCGACAATCGGGGCAACGACGTGACCGAGCAATTTCTCGCCGGAGCCCGCAAGGCCCTCGCCGTCGCCCAGGCCGTGGGGGCGAAGCAGGCGATCCTGAAGGAGCGAAGCCCCTCCTGCGGAAGCTGCATGATATACGACGGCACCTTCAGCGGCGGAAAGAAGCCCGGCGTTGGCGTGACCGCGGCCCTGCTTCGCCGGCACGGGATTGAGGTGGTGTCGGAAGAGACGATGAAAACCGAAAGCTCCGGGGATACCGGGGAGGAGGGATCGTCGAAGGGCTGA
- a CDS encoding MBL fold metallo-hydrolase produces the protein MLKMPFFALLILVALPILLITAMWLRMRRRFPKGTPENPKRLLRPRKWRDDEVTVGWVGHSTVMINLYGVRILTDPVLGPRVGVQVGPWQIGPKRHVAPALRLEDLDRIDLILLSHAHMDHFDLPTLRKLAGSRTRVITAGGTSKLLRHMPFGEVTELQGEKSVTLSDLGMRVQAVPVRHWGNRFPWNTGYGYTGYLIEKNGVRLFFPGDTAYTPEFVKLRKRGKIDLAFMPIGAYSPDSFQRNHCTPEQAWKMFLDTGARWLMPIHYDTFVLSQEPVKEPLTRLLAAAGEEKHRIATRKQGDVFRFGRADEKSPRQGAGHDSPAHSIPENPVPTEG, from the coding sequence ATGTTGAAAATGCCGTTTTTCGCTTTGCTCATCCTGGTCGCTCTGCCGATCCTGCTCATTACTGCAATGTGGCTCCGCATGCGCCGCCGCTTTCCGAAGGGGACGCCCGAAAACCCGAAGCGGCTCCTTCGTCCCCGCAAGTGGCGGGATGACGAAGTGACCGTGGGCTGGGTCGGCCACTCCACGGTGATGATCAATCTGTACGGTGTGAGAATCTTGACGGATCCGGTCCTGGGTCCCCGGGTCGGGGTTCAAGTGGGACCCTGGCAGATCGGACCGAAGAGACACGTCGCTCCGGCCCTGCGACTCGAGGATCTGGACCGGATCGATCTCATTTTGTTGTCCCACGCCCATATGGATCATTTCGACCTGCCCACCTTAAGAAAATTGGCCGGATCGCGAACGCGGGTGATCACCGCCGGGGGAACCTCCAAGCTGCTCAGGCACATGCCCTTCGGCGAAGTGACGGAACTTCAAGGGGAAAAAAGCGTGACCCTCTCGGATCTCGGCATGCGGGTGCAGGCGGTTCCCGTCCGCCATTGGGGAAACCGGTTCCCCTGGAACACCGGTTACGGATATACCGGATACCTCATTGAAAAAAACGGCGTCCGCCTGTTCTTTCCCGGCGACACCGCCTACACCCCGGAGTTCGTGAAACTGAGAAAGCGGGGGAAAATCGATTTGGCCTTCATGCCGATCGGCGCCTACTCCCCCGATTCCTTCCAGCGCAACCACTGCACCCCGGAGCAGGCATGGAAAATGTTCCTCGACACCGGCGCCCGGTGGCTGATGCCGATCCATTACGACACCTTCGTCCTTTCCCAGGAACCGGTGAAGGAACCGCTGACGCGCCTGCTGGCTGCGGCCGGGGAGGAAAAACACCGGATCGCCACCCGGAAACAGGGGGACGTATTCCGCTTCGGAAGGGCGGACGAAAAAAGTCCCCGACAAGGCGCGGGGCATGATTCTCCGGCCCATTCCATCCCGGAAAATCCCGTTCCAACGGAGGGATGA
- the holA gene encoding DNA polymerase III subunit delta: MMDALMREIERGTLAPVYLLYGRETFLMEEICDAIQERVLEGGDPSFNKVVVDLDEVAVQQLVREAESPPFFGGRRIVIGRNARFLSTAKAKQKVDHRLEELLRYADEPLSTTVLVLLVPEEKLDNRKKAVKKLERTVRTVRCDPLEGRELEKWVFDRFRRHGANPQPEAVRRLIRQVGSDLRLLHNECAKLALYAGDGGTVSAEDVDRLVPRTLEEDIFKLVDRAASRKVEEAFSILYDLLNQREEPIRILALMIRQFRILLQVKLLAAQGKSDREIASLLGLHPYPVKLARRQGKAYSERQLRRLLLSAIETDQAIKSGKIDKTFALERFLFLLGRDQAEGAGRMR, translated from the coding sequence ATGATGGACGCTCTGATGCGGGAAATCGAGCGGGGAACCCTGGCGCCCGTCTATTTGCTGTACGGCCGGGAGACCTTCCTGATGGAAGAGATCTGCGATGCGATCCAGGAGAGGGTTTTGGAGGGAGGGGATCCCTCCTTCAACAAAGTGGTCGTGGACCTGGACGAAGTGGCGGTGCAGCAGCTGGTCCGGGAGGCGGAATCGCCCCCCTTCTTCGGCGGGCGGCGGATCGTGATCGGCCGGAACGCCCGGTTTCTTTCGACGGCCAAGGCGAAGCAAAAGGTGGATCATCGCCTGGAGGAACTTCTCCGTTATGCGGATGAGCCCCTGTCCACGACGGTCCTGGTGTTGCTTGTTCCGGAGGAGAAACTGGACAACCGGAAAAAAGCCGTCAAGAAATTGGAAAGGACGGTCCGGACGGTTCGCTGTGATCCGCTGGAAGGAAGGGAATTGGAAAAATGGGTGTTCGACCGGTTCCGGCGTCATGGCGCAAATCCCCAGCCGGAAGCGGTCCGCCGGCTGATCCGGCAGGTCGGCAGCGACTTGCGCCTCCTTCACAACGAGTGCGCCAAGCTGGCCCTTTACGCGGGGGATGGGGGAACGGTTTCCGCCGAGGATGTGGACCGGCTGGTTCCGCGGACGCTGGAGGAGGATATTTTCAAACTGGTGGACCGGGCGGCGAGCCGCAAGGTGGAGGAGGCTTTCTCCATTCTGTACGATTTGCTGAATCAGCGGGAGGAGCCGATCCGCATCCTGGCGCTGATGATCCGTCAATTCCGCATCCTGCTGCAGGTGAAGCTGCTGGCCGCGCAGGGAAAATCGGATCGGGAGATCGCCTCCCTCCTGGGTCTTCATCCATATCCGGTGAAGCTGGCCCGCAGACAGGGAAAGGCTTACTCGGAGCGGCAGTTGCGGCGGCTGCTCCTTTCGGCGATTGAAACGGACCAGGCGATCAAATCGGGAAAGATCGACAAAACCTTCGCTCTGGAACGCTTTTTGTTTCTGCTCGGCCGGGACCAGGCGGAAGGGGCCGGAAGGATGCGGTAA
- a CDS encoding anti-sigma factor family protein, giving the protein MKCEEALEWIQRELDGDLTPEEQSSLRRHLSICTGCAAEAERLKRLSDDLSRLPRVTPPHSLVDRLIESGQLPGGEASGKGEGTRRRFAWWLGGGAAAAVLLIGFAGLWAGWFEAREPDPADNQVLVTSSEKREDASSPSENMTMSAPENDTRAPSAWSPDGRFRAEVEGNRVVVRTADGKEKFRSEPWEEGSASSIQWVSPTSLRVEIAPPEKGAQEVRIIDVEAKREDEEEQEEMKKQEEKGQGEQQVQEEQQEQEQGEERGRGDGG; this is encoded by the coding sequence GTGAAGTGCGAAGAAGCGTTGGAGTGGATTCAGAGGGAGCTGGACGGAGATCTGACTCCCGAAGAACAATCGTCTCTCCGGCGCCATCTGTCCATCTGCACCGGATGCGCCGCCGAAGCGGAGCGGCTCAAGCGATTGTCCGACGACTTGTCCCGGTTGCCCCGGGTGACACCGCCCCACTCCTTGGTGGACCGTTTGATCGAATCCGGGCAGCTTCCCGGCGGGGAAGCGTCCGGGAAAGGCGAAGGCACCCGGCGCCGGTTCGCGTGGTGGCTTGGCGGCGGAGCGGCGGCGGCCGTGCTTCTCATCGGCTTTGCCGGTCTTTGGGCCGGCTGGTTCGAAGCCCGTGAACCCGATCCCGCCGACAATCAGGTCCTCGTGACAAGCTCCGAGAAAAGGGAGGATGCTTCCTCCCCCTCCGAAAACATGACCATGAGCGCTCCGGAGAACGATACCCGCGCCCCCTCCGCCTGGTCTCCCGATGGCCGGTTCCGGGCGGAAGTGGAAGGAAACCGGGTGGTGGTCCGGACGGCGGACGGAAAGGAAAAATTCCGTTCGGAACCCTGGGAGGAGGGGAGCGCCTCCTCCATCCAGTGGGTTTCCCCGACCTCCCTCCGCGTGGAAATCGCTCCGCCGGAGAAAGGGGCACAGGAAGTGCGGATCATCGACGTGGAAGCGAAGCGGGAGGATGAGGAAGAGCAAGAGGAAATGAAAAAGCAAGAGGAGAAGGGGCAAGGGGAACAGCAAGTGCAAGAGGAACAGCAGGAGCAGGAACAAGGGGAAGAGCGCGGCCGGGGTGACGGCGGATGA
- a CDS encoding RNA polymerase sigma factor, whose product MVEPEWVKRAQAGDREACIRLLREVEAAVYRTAYYLLGNEHDALDATQEALLRIYNRLSSYKGKSRFETWAQRIVANICIDHFRRKKREIPYPEGINPADPKAGSAVERPGVAMDLQQALRKLPPPQQTAIVLRYVHDFSYEEIAEAMDVPLNTVKSHLFRARKKLQEWLSEYQEGGVVP is encoded by the coding sequence TTGGTCGAACCGGAGTGGGTGAAACGGGCGCAGGCCGGTGACCGGGAAGCGTGCATCCGGTTGCTGCGGGAGGTGGAGGCGGCGGTGTACCGTACGGCATACTACCTGCTCGGAAACGAGCACGACGCCCTTGACGCGACCCAGGAGGCGCTGCTGCGCATCTATAACCGGCTTTCCTCCTACAAAGGAAAGTCCCGGTTTGAAACCTGGGCACAGCGGATCGTCGCCAACATCTGCATCGACCATTTCCGCAGAAAAAAACGGGAAATCCCTTATCCGGAGGGGATCAATCCGGCGGATCCCAAAGCGGGGAGCGCCGTGGAACGGCCCGGCGTGGCGATGGATCTTCAGCAGGCACTCCGGAAACTTCCGCCGCCCCAGCAGACGGCCATCGTGCTGAGATATGTCCATGATTTCAGTTACGAGGAAATCGCCGAGGCCATGGATGTTCCGCTGAACACGGTGAAATCCCATTTGTTCCGCGCGAGGAAAAAACTGCAGGAGTGGTTGTCCGAATACCAGGAAGGCGGTGTGGTCCCGTGA
- a CDS encoding RidA family protein codes for MKVTRKNPETVAPPIGTYTHLTVVPRGADLLVLSGQVGNDPEGNFPDDVESQFQNALDNVRRILESEGVTVDHIIKLNVWLTEPIDWSRFREIFGRFHGGTPPAMTLGFVSSLARPFLKVEVEAWAARWETASSKDEG; via the coding sequence ATGAAAGTGACCCGAAAAAATCCCGAAACCGTGGCGCCTCCCATCGGCACCTACACTCATCTCACCGTCGTGCCCCGGGGAGCCGATCTGCTCGTTCTTTCAGGCCAAGTGGGAAATGACCCCGAGGGGAACTTTCCGGACGATGTCGAATCCCAGTTTCAAAACGCCCTGGACAATGTGCGGCGCATCTTGGAGAGCGAAGGTGTCACCGTCGACCATATCATCAAACTCAACGTCTGGCTGACCGAACCCATCGATTGGAGCCGCTTCAGGGAGATTTTCGGCCGGTTCCACGGAGGAACGCCCCCGGCGATGACCCTGGGCTTCGTCTCCTCCCTGGCCCGTCCCTTCCTCAAGGTGGAAGTGGAGGCGTGGGCGGCAAGGTGGGAAACCGCAAGCAGCAAGGATGAAGGCTGA
- a CDS encoding DinB family protein, which produces MSVSYESVLIYFRKMNDFVQSLKGIPERWWLMPIAEGKWSPGEIIAHLIEWDRFLLDERLNRLRPGKTVPPASVEADELNARAARWAREEASREEVLAAFHHTRTRLLKRLESVPGTDRDAPFFIGNRSLTLTDYLKGLADHDEHHRKQIEAFLHTRDGSRNGPASE; this is translated from the coding sequence ATGTCCGTGTCCTATGAGAGCGTGCTCATCTATTTCCGGAAGATGAACGATTTTGTGCAGTCCTTGAAAGGGATCCCGGAAAGGTGGTGGCTGATGCCGATTGCCGAGGGAAAGTGGTCTCCGGGGGAAATCATCGCCCATTTGATTGAGTGGGACCGGTTCCTGCTGGACGAACGGCTGAACCGGCTCCGGCCCGGCAAGACGGTGCCCCCCGCCTCGGTAGAGGCGGACGAACTAAACGCACGGGCCGCCCGATGGGCTCGGGAAGAGGCCTCCCGGGAGGAAGTGCTGGCCGCCTTCCATCACACCCGCACGCGTTTGCTCAAGCGCCTGGAATCGGTTCCCGGAACAGACCGGGACGCCCCCTTCTTCATCGGGAACCGCTCCCTGACACTGACGGATTATCTAAAAGGGTTGGCCGACCACGATGAACATCATCGAAAACAAATTGAAGCCTTTCTCCACACACGCGACGGATCGCGGAATGGCCCTGCATCCGAATAG